From Triticum aestivum cultivar Chinese Spring chromosome 7B, IWGSC CS RefSeq v2.1, whole genome shotgun sequence:
GGTGGCAGTGGTGGCGTCGCGGTGAATTGCGACCGCGGAGCCGCgacgtggggtggggtggggtgcgaCGTCTGCGGTGTTTGGTGGCACTTCTCCCTCTCTCTCAAAAAAAAGTCTAGGTCAAAGCTCAGCCGAAATATTGTACTTAATCCTTTTTTTCACGTTTGATCGAGATATCGATAGATTCGTTCTTGACTTTGTACTCCAACGGCTCCATGGAGACATGGTTGGCCCCCTCCGGGTGGGCACTTGCCATGTTGGCTCTCATGTCTTAAAACTTCTCAAAAAATAATCGCTTGCTTTTTTGGTCCCCACAAAACTATATTTCTGCAAATTCCAAAAAAATGCAAAGACAACGACTGATATTGGGCACTTGATTAATAGGTTAGTATAATAAATTAATAATATATGCCAAagtgatgcaatgatgatataaaTTTAGCATGACTATAGCAAAAAGTATAGTCACATTTTAGACGTATCATCAAGGGAGACTATGAGCCTGGGGTGTGGTAGCAAGGAACGGACATGGTGAAATTGTTGTTGCTAGGGCAGGATGGATCCCTCGGGTCTTAGGGTCTGTTTGGTTGGAGACTAGTGTGGCCAAGCCAAAATGTGGCTAGCCACACAAGTATGGCAAGCCACACAAGTGTGGCTAAGAAATTGGACGCCAAACTTTGGCAAAAGTTGGCAAAAAATTGTCTCTTTGACAAGTGGGCCATAGGgacaataaagtgtggcaagccaaagtgttacaaaaaccaaacacatgcttgacaaactgtggctgccaaattttggcttggcaaactgtggctgggaaccaaacagccccttagatTCCTTTGGTGCGGAACTGCGAACTGTGGAGATGGCTATGGGAGTGGTTGCCGAACTGGGAGTGGTGAGAATGCAGATTGAGACGGATGCGTTGCTCGTAGCGCAGGCGCTGAACCGGAGAAAGCCAGACTTCTTCAAGGAGGCGTAGCTGATTGAAGATATCAAGGTCCAAAGGAACTTGTGGTTCTCACTGTGCAAAATCACACATTGTCCACGTGAGGTGAATCATGCGGCTCACTGCTTAGCAAAGTTAGGCTTAAATGCCAACTTAGGAGGTGTTGATGTGTATGATGTTAATGTACCAGCTGAACTTGCTGTGATTGTATCGGGCGATAGTGCCCACGTCTTTGAGTAATAAAGCAGTCgttgctttcaaaaaaaaagagACATATGACACTGAAGGTGCTGCAGGCAACCTACTACAAGGGGTGCCGAAGATGTTGTAGGGGGTTCTTGCATGGCGCTGCGATGCTGAAAGCGGTGGACACCACCATCTCTCGCTATTGCGTGCTAGCTGTGGGTCGTGATGAGAGGCTACTGAATGTTGCAAGACAAGTGCGTTTGTTGAGGTGGTGGACATGATGATGCTCTGACGGTGGACGCGAAACGACAAATGTTTTTGCGAGCAATGTTGCGATGAGGCGACGGCTTCCCGCAAGTGGAGAACGGGAGACCGAAGGCTGCTGCTATGTGATGTTACGAGTGGAGCGACGAGACGGCGATGGCCATTGCGAGCCAGACGACGAGTGCAGCGAGAAGGGTGCAACTTTCACGTGAGTGTTGTTGCATCGGGGGAGAGATACACGATGGATTGAGGGTGTACACATATCACATCTAACGGTTGGGCCGACTGATTTTCCATTCCCTACAGCCAGTTGGCGCCTAGTGCTGACGTCATTATCTCACATACCTGGCTTTTGGGCCATTAAAGCTTCTGATTTAGGACCTGAAGGCCACCATCAGACGAGAAAGTGCTAAGCCGAGAGAGCTCCTATTTGGCGCTGTCAATGCCAGTTAGGGTTGCTGGCACTCACACGCGACACGTAACGGGCTGGTCCAGCAACGTGCTAAAAAATCAAATGCAAAGAAAAAGAGTTGACAAATTCTATGTGAGGTGGGATTCAGACTCACACACCTATATATCAACGGTCGTAGCTAGACATTGGCGTAATAACTACTAGACCGAGCTCACTTTGTTGTCCGCTTTGAGGAAGTAGTACTGTTTGGCCCTTCTTTTAATACaacaattaatatatattataTACCCCAGTATAaattatttttagaaagaaaatgTACAAtgtaaatttttttttgaaaaaactggTGAATTTGGGAAAAGTTCAAAAGAATTGAAAAAGGTTCTTACGAAATAAGGAAGTTTGCGAATTCAGAAATCTTCATGAATTTTAAAGCATTCatacaaattttaaaaagttcGTAAAATTCTGAAAACGTTAATGAAATTTGGGGAGAAATTGCTAGCTAAAAGTTCACACATTTGAAAAACATGTTCACGAGTAAGAattcacaattttgaaaaaaaaattattaATTTGAAAATtatttcatgaatttaaaaaaggtTCACGACTATAAAAAAATTCACGGCTAAAGAAAAcacgaatttggaaaaaagttcgtGGAGAAAAAATTTCATGTATTAAGATAAAAAGTTAATGAATTTGAGGAAATAAGTTCACAAATGTACAAAAATGTACAAGTGTTTGAAAAAGTTCACATATTTAAGATTAAAAAGCGAATTTGAgggaaaaaatcacaaaaaatggaaATTGTTTGCGAATTTGCAGAAAAGTTCACGGAAATTGAAAAGGTCCACAGACTTGGAAAAATTCTTtgagttttgaaaaagttcatgaaaaagGGCAGTCCGGTGCACGTAGCTCTCGCCTGCATAGGGtttggggaagggtccgaccactttgggtctatagtacgcatcATTTCCctgcatttctgcaagaggctgttttcAGAACTCGAActcgtgacctcatggtcacaatgCAACAGAAAAATTtcatgaaaaagaaaaataaaatacataagaaaaacaaaaagaaaaaaagagtgaaaatgaacaaaaaactttctttTTTTAGAATCATGAAAAAAACTACCTAAAAACCCGTCctggaaaacagaaagaaaaaccgCCCGAAAAATAGCCTATAAATGGTACTTAAGGCGCCAAATAGAAATTGGGCCTAGCCAAATCAATTGTAAAAAAAAGTGCCAAACCGAACCCCCTTCCCTTCTCTGCAAACGACACGAACTCGGCCTCGTTAGCCCATATCTCCCGTCCACCATTTAACTCCCGAGCCCAAATACGAGCACCAAAGAATTTCGCAGGAACAAAGCTCCGACCGAGGAAACGGAAACCCAGCCCGACGAGCCACACATCCGACTCGATCCGGACCCAACGCGGCGCCTCCCACTCGTACCGACCCACCGCCCTTCGCCCTCATGTCCTCCTCCGCCGGCGACGGCCTCGCGCCCCCGTCGTCGGCGTCCAAGGGCAAGGCAAGGATGGACGACGACGCCGAGGCAGAGGCCGTGGCCTTGGCGCCCGAGGGCGTGCCCTGCGGCATCTGCTTCACGGACTCGTGCCGGGCGATCCGGGGCGAGCTCGACTGCTGCGCCCACCACTTCTGCTTCGTCTGCATCATGGCCTGGGCGCGCGTCGAGTCGCGCTGCCCCTTCTGCAAGGCGCGCTTCCACACGATCCGCCGCCCGCCCGTCCCCGGCCGCCTCCCCTCCGAGCGCATCGTCAACGTCGCCGAGCGCAACCAGGTAGCCAAATCCGAAGCATTTTTAACCCATGATCCTCTTGTGTATCAGTTGCGCGATAAATATCCAGCCATCTTCGTCGCCGTCGATGCCTCGCTCCATGGATAAGTTAGACTGTCAAATATTTCATAACGTGTTTCTGTAATTGTACACTTCCTATGTTTCAGCTTCAGAcaccacaatggcaaagttcaCAGTACTGAGATTTATGAAAAGATTCAGGCAACTAAGAATCAGGAAAACTTTTTTTAAGCCGCACGGGCAAAACCTTATAAAGGATTCATGTAACTGCTGCAAAGGTGAAGCCACTCGTcgattctttggcctctttgtgTCATCTAGAGGGAACACTGAAAATAACCTATATATTTGGTGTGCGTCTCAAGCTGATTTTACACGTCGGGTTAGCATTGAATGCGACGGCGCGCAAAGGCAATAGGGTTGACTCTTGAGATGATCTTTCCTACTTCTAAAGGTTCGAGTTGGTGCTGAGTTCACTTCTCTACACATGTGGGATGTTTTGCCAAAAAGGGCAGAATTAAAATACTGGGTCAGCAGAGAGTCGAACTCGGCACCTTGTCTAGAGGGTTCTAGTGTCCTACCATCTAATCTGTATACTAGGGGTCTGCCAAAAGGATCGAACGACATTTATTAAATTAGCCCTCAACCATTTCCTCACGAGTCCTCCATCCGCCATCTTTTTTTGCAGTCGCCGTCCTCTAGCCACCTCTCCCTCCAATCATCGTCCTCCGTCATTTCAAAATTTGAACTATGATCCCGCTTCAAATTTTCTAATGCCTCTCCCATGGTCGCTTCAATTGCTCTAGCATGGCTCTGCTGCCGAGCCTTCCCCTGCCTTTTTCACATTTTTGTCTATGCTGAAAATTGAAAAGTAGGTggtgtgtttttctttttctattgaGAGGATTGTTGTATAGTGGAATAGGTAAGAGGACTAAGGCCCAGTTCTTTTCACCCGTGATTCTGCAGAATCAAGATTCTAGAAAATTTTGCGAGAATCTGCTTCCCCCAGAATCTGGCGTCGAGTTTTTATGAGATTCCAGTTTGAGATTCTGGAAAGAGTTGTGTGCCAAAATGTCTGTAGTACCCCTTGACAGAAACTGTTTGATGAATTGTTAACACTTTGTTGTTTCGAACAATATCTTGTCAAATGTGAGCCAAAGCCAAGTTCCGGCAATAGTACCAATATGCAGTAGTATTGACAATATCAACAAAAAAAAATTCTAGCACAATCCATCcatcaaacaaaataaaacaatcaaTCCATCCATCCATGTGACAAATTGAACAATCAATCCATCCATTCATGTGACAAATTGAACAATCAATCTATCCATCCATCTAACAAATTGACACATCGATTCCTCTATCTATGCAACAGTTTTTTTTGCATCTATCCAGTCTATAGCTAaaaaaaagaagaacagagagttGGGAGAGAGAGGATGGATCaccgtggaggagtggaggagaTGTTGATGTTCGGCTGCAGCTTTGGGACGGAGGCGCCGTCGGTAGCCGGTGCGGAGGGGCCCGACGGCGGCTTCCGGGTGTCCCGGTGGCGGCAGAGGGCAAAGGGGGAAAGGGCCCGTAGAGGAAGCTGGACTACGGCGGGAGTGCGGACCGGCGTCGCCGGCGGCTGCGTGGTCCGGGACGGCGAActggggcgggcggcggcgctggaatCTTAGAGGGCGGCCCTGCTCGAGGTCACGCGATGCGAACAGATCGGCATCGGTCGTGGGTGGCTCGGTGGCAGTTTTGCCGTAATAACCTGCTACAATAGGGGCACTCTATTAACTCCAAGCGTTTTCTTTGATGGGACTTGCCAGAATCCTGAGATTGTGGGAGAAACCAGGTATTTTGGGATTTTGGGATTGCACTAGGATTCTGAAGAATCCGGTTAGATTTTGAAAGTTCAATCGAGTTCTTTTCGCTTGGGATTTTCAGGACCAAGATTCTCCATAATCTGctcaaaagaactgggcctaaaACTGGAGTGAAACCCAACATATTTATAACGTTATACAGCCTGAATCAGGATGAAGCATAAGAAGTTTGAGTGGTATAAACTATCGAATTGTTTTTTAGGTTTGTGAGCACATATTTATTTACTTTGGATCTGGTGCAACACACATACACTTTGCTAGTTGTTATTTTTAGTCGGTTTTATTCTCTCTCCTCTCTCATTGGCACTGGCAGTTCCTATGTGTCAAGATGTAGAGTCAGTTGATGTCACGCCTTTGTAAATGCACTTACAAATGTTAGTTCTTGCACCGCAGTGCGAGCAATTTATTGGTAACTCTATTACTCCCTCATTTTAGGTTTACAAGGCCCGCATTTATTTTGACCATCAATTGGACCAATAATATATGAGTTGTGTATCATTATACTATCAGAAACTTCTTTCACATGCGAATTCAATGATAAAAAAATTATGGCATATAATTAACATTTGTTAGTCAGTCAAATAAATGGTTATAGTTGGCCTCAAAATGCGTGTGGGCCTTGTAACCCGAAAGGAGGTGGTAGTATTTAGTAAGTTGCAATGATTATATTCTGTTGTTAGGACCCTTTGAATTCTTAGCATAACTGATGTGCTGTGTTGGTTGAACAGGTATACCATCCTCGAGGCAATGTGAGTAGCGTGGTGAGCACTGATCCTTACGTGAACAGCGGCTGCAGCGTGTGTAACTGCTCCAGTGATGAGGACCTGCTGCTCCTCTGCGAGCTGTGTGATGCGGCTTCACACACGTACTGCGTGGGGCTAGGGACCACTGTGCCAGAGGGAGACTGGTTCTGCAAGGACTGTGAAACATCCAAGGAGGAGCACTCGAGGTGTCAGATCGAGGATGGTGGGTCTAGTGATCAGGGTGAAATTGAAATCACCATTGAAGTTCCAACTGCTGAGGCAGTTACAGAACCTTTCGCTTCTGATATTGTGGAGGAGGGTTCCTCTCTGAGTTCAGTGCGCCGCACAAATACGAGGAGCAGTGGGACTACCATTGAAGTTCCAACTGCTGAGCCGGTTACAGAACCTTCCGTTTCGGATATTGTGGATGAGGGTTACTCTTTGAGTTCACTGCGCCGCACAAATATGAGGAGCAGTGGGACTACCATTGAAGTTCCAACTGTTCAGCCAGTTACAGAACCTTCCGTTTCGGATATTGTGGATGGGAGGTACTCTTTGAGTTCACTGCGCCGCACAAATACGAGGAGCAGTGGGCCTATCCCAGTTCCGTCTATTTATGATAATGTGGATGAAGATTACGGGACAATTCCAGTGCACGGGACAAATGCACAAAGCAGTGGGTCTTTCCCAGTTCCTTCTGTTTATGACATTGTGGATGAGGATTACGAAATAAATCCAGTGCGTAGGACTAATACGCGGAGCACTAGACCTGATAGAAATGCCAATGGTTTGCCATCACAGGGTACTTCTTCTGATGGATCTTCTTCTCATGAATCTCCTCAAGGGCGAGGCACTGGTCGTGCAGTGTTGCATGCCCATGCTCGCTTTGGAACTGAGAGAGCTAGAACATTTCGTAATTCTCGCAATCTTAGTAACCGTATAATGCTGCTGCGTGAGAACTGGCCTGCTCTCCGTGCAGGTTCTGCAGGATTTGCCACACATTTACACAACAATAGTGGTAGTTCTTCTGTTAAAGAGCATCAGCAGTCTGTGGCACCTCCGCCTAAGGAGACCCGTCATGTCAATAAGGCATGGAAAATGTTGGAAATTGCAAAGTCTGCTGGTGGAAGGAAGAAATGTGACGGGCCTTCCTCCCTAGACTGCACTCCTCGATTCTCTATGGGAAACAGGTCAACTTCATTCAGCCCGATTGATACAATCTTAGGACAGAAGAAGCAGAGACTTTCTCCTACCGTGACACAGAGAGACACTATGAACTTTGAACGTGGTGCAAAAAATGATAATATACTGCCCCGGAAGGATGTTGTAGGGCACTGCGACTTGCCTGGGAATCGCCATGTATTAGTTCGTGAAAGGATGGGTTCATTCCAGAGCAGAATGACAAATCAGGAAAGTCCAAATGGTAAAGTTGCCCCGTCAAGCCATAGTCAACATGTTGATCAGAGACCAGAATCTTCGTGTGGCGGTAAAGTTGCCTCATCAAGCCACATACAACATGTCGATCAAACATTGGAATCTGTGCGTGGCCCGCTTGGATCAGGGAAACCTAAAACGGATGCGCTGCATCCATCTGCAAACAGTCTATCATCCGGTCGTCCCACGGTGATCTCTCCGCTACAAATCGTGTTGAGCGCTGGGAGCCAATCTGGTGCAAAGGTAAACCCTGAGGAACCTTCAGGCGTTCGTGCTGCAGCATCCAATGAAATTGGTACCGTGGCAGCAACAGTTGAAGTTAGAAAAAGTTCTGGACCAGACCGTGGTGAGTCCAAGAGAAAACATCGTTCTGGAACGCGTGATGATCAAGGATCCAAAAAACTGAGGGTAAACCCTGAGGAACCTTCAGCCGTTTGTGCCACAACATCCAATGAAATTGGTACCGTGGCAGCAACAGTTGAAGTTAGAAAAAGTTCTGGGCCAGACCGTGATGGATCCAAGAGAAAACATCGTTCTGGAACACGTGATGATCAAGGATCCAAGAAACCCAGGAAGAGCGGTAAACTTGCAAAAAGTGAAATATCATGCTTGGCCATGCTTGAGTTGAAGCTACTCA
This genomic window contains:
- the LOC123158591 gene encoding uncharacterized protein, which produces MSSSAGDGLAPPSSASKGKARMDDDAEAEAVALAPEGVPCGICFTDSCRAIRGELDCCAHHFCFVCIMAWARVESRCPFCKARFHTIRRPPVPGRLPSERIVNVAERNQVYHPRGNVSSVVSTDPYVNSGCSVCNCSSDEDLLLLCELCDAASHTYCVGLGTTVPEGDWFCKDCETSKEEHSRCQIEDGGSSDQGEIEITIEVPTAEAVTEPFASDIVEEGSSLSSVRRTNTRSSGTTIEVPTAEPVTEPSVSDIVDEGYSLSSLRRTNMRSSGTTIEVPTVQPVTEPSVSDIVDGRYSLSSLRRTNTRSSGPIPVPSIYDNVDEDYGTIPVHGTNAQSSGSFPVPSVYDIVDEDYEINPVRRTNTRSTRPDRNANGLPSQGTSSDGSSSHESPQGRGTGRAVLHAHARFGTERARTFRNSRNLSNRIMLLRENWPALRAGSAGFATHLHNNSGSSSVKEHQQSVAPPPKETRHVNKAWKMLEIAKSAGGRKKCDGPSSLDCTPRFSMGNRSTSFSPIDTILGQKKQRLSPTVTQRDTMNFERGAKNDNILPRKDVVGHCDLPGNRHVLVRERMGSFQSRMTNQESPNGKVAPSSHSQHVDQRPESSCGGKVASSSHIQHVDQTLESVRGPLGSGKPKTDALHPSANSLSSGRPTVISPLQIVLSAGSQSGAKVNPEEPSGVRAAASNEIGTVAATVEVRKSSGPDRGESKRKHRSGTRDDQGSKKLRVNPEEPSAVCATTSNEIGTVAATVEVRKSSGPDRDGSKRKHRSGTRDDQGSKKPRKSGKLAKSEISCLAMLELKLLKTDKTYGSDRFKEVARAATHTVLASYGLEHTPSVALALPKPVCKHSCRTGASKPSAIANTCKECLHGFVKQAISSVLASKQMDQTAASR